One part of the Alligator mississippiensis isolate rAllMis1 chromosome 3, rAllMis1, whole genome shotgun sequence genome encodes these proteins:
- the CTXN3 gene encoding cortexin-3 has translation MGQVCSRLDEDEKVHSSDFYHDLNKLMMKRRKLWDYSFQLPWTMEGEPFTSALLPAENIPPDSSITLEQKTTFVFVILLFIFLGILIVRCFRILLDPYRSMPTSTWADGLDGLEKGQFDYALA, from the exons ATGGGCCAAGTTTGCTCTCGACTAGATGAAG ATGAAAAAGTACATTCAAGTGATTTCTACCATGACCTCAACAAATTGATGATGAAAAGAAGGAAATTGTGGGATTACTCCTTTCAGCTTCCCTGGACAATGGAAGGAGAGCCATTCACTTCTGCGTTGTTGCCAGCTGAGAATATTCCACCAGACTCTAGTATTACCCTGGAACAGAAAACCACATTTGTCTTTGTgattttattgtttatttttttaggaATCCTCATTGTCCGTTGCTTCCGAATTCTCCTAGATCCGTACAGGAGTATGCCGACATCTACCTGGGCTGACGGACTTGATGGACTTGAGAAAGGCCAGTTTGATTATGCGTTGGCTTAG